One window of Bacteroidota bacterium genomic DNA carries:
- a CDS encoding DUF1566 domain-containing protein → MKRIITICAALLITANVFLPQQASAQSPERMSYQAVIRNSSDALVTNTSIGMQISILQGSSSGTAVYVETQTPTSNANGLVSLEIGAGTVVSGTFSTIDWTNGPYFIKTETDLTGGATYTITGTSQLLSVPYALHAKTAESIIGTISETDPIFGASVASGITGTDTTNWNNKLDSYTETDSIFGASVASGITGTDTTNWNNKQDQLVAGTNISIVGNTISATGATGGGSSNDFYLGQDTLGGIVFYIYIGSDGNQHGLIVNKNESMAKWQYPSYTTTNATRSWDGVYNTGEMTGSPAATYVNGLTDGGFNDWYLPSIDELSLLWHNRFHANNALNAGSFTLLSNISIYWSSTEYNGTYAFLFTFNYGGPNFMKKTDTFRVRAVRAF, encoded by the coding sequence ATGAAACGAATAATCACAATTTGTGCAGCATTATTAATAACTGCAAATGTGTTCCTGCCACAGCAGGCAAGTGCTCAATCACCGGAAAGAATGAGCTATCAGGCAGTCATTCGCAATAGTAGTGATGCTTTAGTTACAAACACAAGTATAGGAATGCAAATAAGCATTTTGCAAGGTTCATCAAGCGGAACTGCTGTGTATGTAGAAACTCAAACACCTACTTCTAATGCCAATGGATTAGTAAGTTTGGAAATTGGAGCAGGAACAGTTGTAAGTGGAACTTTTAGTACTATCGACTGGACAAACGGACCTTATTTTATTAAAACGGAAACAGACCTAACAGGCGGAGCTACTTACACCATTACCGGAACAAGCCAGTTGTTAAGTGTGCCTTATGCTTTGCATGCTAAAACTGCCGAGAGCATTATAGGAACAATTAGTGAAACCGACCCAATATTCGGTGCATCAGTAGCAAGTGGCATTACAGGAACAGATACAACTAACTGGAACAACAAATTAGACAGCTACACCGAAACCGATTCAATATTCGGTGCATCAGTAGCAAGTGGCATTACAGGAACTGATACTACCAACTGGAACAATAAACAAGACCAATTAGTAGCAGGCACCAATATTAGCATAGTAGGGAATACCATAAGTGCAACAGGTGCAACAGGTGGAGGCTCTTCAAACGATTTCTATTTAGGTCAAGATACCTTAGGCGGCATTGTTTTTTACATTTACATAGGTAGCGATGGCAACCAACACGGGCTTATTGTAAACAAAAATGAAAGCATGGCTAAATGGCAGTATCCTAGTTACACAACAACGAATGCCACACGTAGCTGGGATGGCGTTTACAATACAGGTGAAATGACAGGTAGCCCTGCGGCAACTTATGTAAACGGTTTAACAGACGGAGGTTTTAATGATTGGTACTTACCTTCTATTGATGAGCTAAGCCTGCTATGGCACAACCGTTTTCATGCAAACAATGCCCTTAATGCAGGCTCTTTTACACTGTTATCAAATATTTCCATCTATTGGAGTAGTACGGAGTACAATGGTACTTACGCATTCCTCTTCACCTTCAACTATGGTGGCCCAAATTTCATGAAAAAGACCGATACTTTTCGTGTGCGTGCCGTTCGGGCTTTTTAA
- a CDS encoding T9SS type A sorting domain-containing protein, protein MTKNKSRPLVLLVAGLLWAGLAQAQESANTSGGDATGSGGTVVYSVGQVVYTSNTASTGTVDQGVQHAYEIYNVGIKETALNISLSAFPNPTTENLSLQINDYNNEQLLYQLFDMQGKQLSNGQIVAQQTQINMNSLPAATYFINVVNQENKKVQSFKIIKN, encoded by the coding sequence ATGACAAAAAACAAATCAAGACCCTTAGTACTCCTCGTAGCAGGACTGCTATGGGCGGGCTTGGCACAAGCACAGGAATCTGCCAATACCTCCGGTGGTGATGCCACTGGTAGCGGAGGCACTGTTGTCTATAGTGTTGGACAAGTGGTTTACACCTCCAATACAGCAAGCACAGGAACTGTTGATCAGGGCGTTCAACACGCTTACGAAATTTACAATGTTGGAATTAAGGAAACAGCGTTAAACATTTCACTCTCTGCTTTCCCTAACCCAACAACGGAAAATCTAAGCTTGCAAATAAACGATTACAACAACGAACAGTTGTTGTATCAGCTATTTGATATGCAAGGAAAACAGTTAAGTAACGGACAAATAGTAGCACAGCAAACACAAATAAACATGAACAGTTTGCCTGCTGCTACCTACTTTATAAATGTTGTAAATCAGGAAAACAAAAAAGTTCAATCATTTAAAATAATTAAAAATTAA